In Marispirochaeta aestuarii, the following proteins share a genomic window:
- a CDS encoding efflux RND transporter periplasmic adaptor subunit: MNRKRYIPTGGLIALIILLLLASCQGKGPGAQGAAEEEETLFAVNVTKAVQGQLYDYLEVNGDIVAQSSVDIYADTSGKLFRLNVAVGDYVYKDQVIAEVDPSRPGQTFATSPVKSPISGTITRVPSDIGASISTAVPVATVSKVDSLEIKTGVAERYIARVRKGQEALVELEAYPQQRFKAFVSEVSPVVDPVTRTLAVTLAFRDQDRRIKAGMFAKAKIIVENRQNVIKIPAECMIQRQEGNTVFVVTAESRVEARRIVPGILIDQKLEVVEGLRAGETVVIRGQTLLEDQAKVRIIDEIPGLEEADSIL; the protein is encoded by the coding sequence ATGAATAGAAAAAGATACATCCCCACAGGCGGATTAATTGCCCTGATAATTCTCCTTCTCCTTGCATCCTGTCAGGGAAAAGGTCCCGGTGCACAGGGAGCTGCGGAAGAGGAGGAGACCCTCTTTGCCGTCAACGTAACGAAGGCGGTCCAGGGTCAGCTCTACGACTACCTTGAGGTCAACGGCGACATAGTGGCCCAGTCCAGCGTGGATATTTATGCCGACACCAGCGGAAAGCTCTTCCGGCTGAATGTGGCCGTGGGAGACTACGTGTACAAAGACCAGGTAATCGCCGAGGTGGACCCCTCCCGTCCCGGACAGACCTTCGCAACCAGCCCGGTAAAGAGCCCCATTTCCGGAACAATCACCCGGGTCCCCTCGGATATCGGCGCCTCCATAAGCACGGCTGTTCCGGTAGCTACGGTGAGCAAGGTGGACAGCCTGGAGATTAAAACCGGCGTTGCCGAACGCTATATAGCCCGGGTCCGAAAGGGGCAGGAAGCCCTGGTCGAGCTCGAGGCCTACCCGCAGCAGCGCTTCAAAGCCTTCGTAAGCGAGGTGAGCCCGGTGGTGGACCCTGTAACACGAACCCTTGCCGTTACCCTGGCTTTCCGTGATCAGGACCGCCGCATAAAAGCCGGCATGTTCGCCAAGGCGAAGATCATCGTCGAAAACAGGCAGAACGTAATAAAGATTCCCGCTGAATGCATGATTCAGCGCCAGGAGGGCAACACCGTTTTCGTCGTCACTGCTGAGTCAAGGGTCGAAGCGCGGCGGATTGTACCGGGCATTCTGATCGACCAGAAACTCGAAGTAGTGGAAGGTTTACGAGCCGGAGAAACCGTGGTTATCCGCGGACAGACCCTGCTTGAGGATCAGGCAAAGGTTCGTATCATCGACGAGATTCCCGGTCTGGAAGAGGCTGACAGCATTCTTTAA